From a single Aquarana catesbeiana isolate 2022-GZ linkage group LG09, ASM4218655v1, whole genome shotgun sequence genomic region:
- the LOC141108519 gene encoding LOW QUALITY PROTEIN: three prime repair exonuclease 2-like (The sequence of the model RefSeq protein was modified relative to this genomic sequence to represent the inferred CDS: inserted 2 bases in 1 codon) yields the protein MGSLVKTFIFLDLEATGLNWTRPKIXEMCLVAVHASSLKSPTTNDSGEIQLPRVLDKLCLCVDPVKPLTLTASEITHLDNELLRSCEKETFDVSLIKTVLEFINRQAQPVCLVAHNGFRYDFPLLKTELLQQAHDLSSSILCVDSLQAFRDLHSQGRGSTKRSKGQFSLVGIYQQFFGKEPNISHYAEGDVLTLILIFIYKAEGLLKVANFKQWGDIKKMY from the exons ATGGGCAGCTTGGTGAAAACCTTCATTTTCCTAGACCTGGAAGCTACTGGTCTAAATTGGACCCGTCCCAAAAT AGAGATGTGTTTGGTGGCTGTCCACGCATCTTCACTGAAGAGTCCAACAACCAATGACTCAGGGGAGATACAGCTACCTAGAGTGTTGGACAAGCTTTGCCTTTGCGTAGATCCAGTAAAGCCCCTCACTCTAACAGCCTCTGAAATCACTCACCTGGACAATGAGCTACTGAGATCTTGTGAGAAGGAAACATTTGATGTGAGCCTTATCAAGACTGTCCTCGAATTTATAAACCGTCAGGCTCAGCCAGTTTGTTTGGTGGCCCACAATGGCTTTAGGTATGACTTTCCCCTACTGAAGACCGAGCTTCTGCAACAAGCTCATGACCTCTCCAGCTCCATCCTGTGTGTAGATTCACTTCAAGCCTTCCGAGATCTGCATAGCCAAGGGAGAGGGAGCACAAAAAGAAGCAAAGGGCAGTTTTCCCTAGTGGGAATTTACCAACAGTTCTTCGGCAAAGAGCCTAACATTTCCCATTATGCAGAAGGGGATGTGTTGACCCTCATTCTTATCTTCATTTACAAAGCAGAAGGTCTTCTAAAGGTAGCCAATTTCAAGCAATGGGGAGACATCAAAAAAATGTACTAA